agaattttcctcctcgaataaagaaagcacactttgctgggttcaacttcattctgtactggttTAATACCCCGAATACTTCCCCCAAGTCTGCCATGTGCTGCTGGAAGtttgggcttttgaccaccatatcatctacataaacttctacattcctgccaatctgattttttaagattttattcatcaaccttTGGTACGTTGCCCCGGCATTCCTCAATCCgaatggcatagctctgtagcaataagtcccatcttcagttataaacgaggttttttcctcatccgacctttccattgggatttgatgataaccagacatagcatccaaagaagacatataatcaaaaccggccgtagagtcgaccattttattaatatcaggaagtggataacaatctttagggcaggccttatttaggtcagtaaaatctatgcacatcctatatttgccattggcttttttgactaatacaggatttgctaaccactgcgggtacataacctccctaataaagcctgcctcctcgagtttctgcacctcttccctggtggcctgctgcttctctcttcccactactctcttcttctgctttactggCTTGGCCCCGGGGAGTACATTCAGTTTGTGGGTCAAGACCTTAGGGTCAATTCCAGGCATGTCggagggcttccaggcgaaactAGACGCATGACCTCGGATTAGGGTCATGACCTCAGTTTTTTGTTCTTcagtgaggccggcgttgagactgaagactttTTCTGCCTCTGCTTCTGACAAAGGGAAGATCTCCAGCTCCCCCACCGGTTCTGTCCTAGCTTCTGTTTTCTCATCCCGAACCTctagaacttccgagtcaagaGCGTTTTCAGTGGAGCTTGGTTCTGCTACTGTGGCTAAGTatactgctcttgcctcttcctggctgccccgaacTATTCCTACCCCTTCTTCTGTTGGAAATTTGAGCGCCAAATAcctgatactggtgacagctTCGAAATTGAACAGCGCAGGCCTCCCCAAGATCACATTATAGCTTAACGAAAGTTTGACCATTAAAAATACCTCGTGGTGAGTACGAGTTCTGGGTGCTTCACCcaaggtgagagccagcttcaccttcccttctacgacCACCGGTACccctccgatccccttgattggtgcctGGTCTCGGACCAGCTGTTCTTCCGGAATTTCCATCTGCTGAAAAACCCGGTATGGTAGCAAGTTGACTTTACTTCCgtcatccactaagaccttctttacccgataattgtgaatgacggcctcaatgacgagcgcatcatcatggggcatctgaataccctgagcatcgtctgaagagaaggtgattgTCATGGGGGAATGGTCAACAATCTGCATGACCTCGGTGCTGCTGGTCTCTCCCTCCcgatttctcttcttccctctGCGACCcatccgtcctcccgttcctcccacaatcatgttgatggtcccactggatccaTCGTTCACTGGTCCCGTTCCTGTTCTCCTCGGCGCCTGAACCGCCGGGCTGGAttgaggcctttgtccctctgatttctttacaaaattctttaggtgccccctctttatcaacctctcgatctctgctatcaactggaagcagttgttggtatcgtggccatgcgtccgatgatattgacagtatttgtcaggattctgatgatctgcttccgacttcataggtttgggccactggagaaaatccttatcctggacagccatgagcacctcggctctggacgcatttaatggagtcggcTTTTCAGGGACCCAAGGGGGAGGCAACCTTGGCTCAAAGGTCCgtggagggggaggcctttgatcccttcgctcccaggcctgcttgtacggctcggGCCTCTTGCCGTGTTTCCTTTCATGTTTCTCTGGGGCCTTTTCTTTTCCTGCCATCCTTTTGGCAAATCGGCTCGTTACCAAGGCGtcgtcctgccttatatacttctctgctctctgcatcagctcggccagggaggtcggaggcttcctgcttaaggaACCGAAGAATTCAGCAGAggtcgttcccttttgcattgcctctaccgcccttccttcatcaagatcgggaatctgcagggcctccgtattgaaacgagcgacatactctctgagtgattcaccctctctctgccttactgtctccaagtagctcgtcttcctctccgctggcaccccggctatgaatcgactgatgaagcgaatggctaggtctccgaaactcctgatgcttccggcctcaaggctgttgaaccacgcccgcgctggtcccgagagcatCGTTGGGAATACTTTGCACATTAAGGCATcagacagagtttgcaactccataaaggtcttatagttcatgacgtgctccctcgggttaccagttccatcataagccgccattgatggcatcataaacttcttagggacagtctcttgctgcacccactttgagaaaggggaagaagtaggcaaagaggtttggctttggtctttcttacctagctcggcgaggagctgttctctcagtttcttcaacttttggtccaccttctcgtcttctgggctgagttttttctccaggtggtacttctcctcctctgcttcagttcccgtccacccggttatttcggcggaatagttatctacctcctcattttctatcatctctctcgccctcctcccatggattcgggcctccggtcctTCCTCTTCGCCGGCTCTTCTCCCTCTTTCTTCAGTATCacggctgctggtttgaagacggtcaggtgcaggtcggggttcattggtctgaggttcctctacaaccgggagtgtatttgctggggtgttgaggcctctctgttgcattatctaccccaaccagtgggctgtGTTCTGTAACTGGAaagccatgttttgaagatcttggttAGACAAGGTGACagcgggagtattccctgccaaacttggcgagggattaagaggaacaggtgtttggttgtttaatgccgtaggactagaaaaggagaattgttgcccctcttgggcagagcttaggtcatttgggacgttaaggttactttcctggtgattagccatcgtggatctcagtgggtttctttaagagtgaaaactccggtgatgaaaagatctccgtcgtttcccacagacggcgctaattgatgatctgagatccaatagaatagggttttacaagggttttggtattaGAGAATAAAGTCCTTtcttctgaggaggggactccccttttatccatttcgtctcgcttgctggtgacgtgtaaaggcctctccaggattgggccacgcgtttctgccatacagattcgggcgtacgagggtatcaggcgcctgccccatgcgtaacggcctctgattctccttgtgcgtacgttcgagcggatctgccaggttgTCTGGTGAGTATCATTCTGGATCCTAggttgggccgagagttgggccagaGAGGAAAGGGCCTGCTTTGCGCGGACTGGGTCGATCTGAGTGAggaagcttggtcgagcccggccttgaaagTTGGATGAGCCGGGCCTGCTTTGAATACCAAGTACGGGGGCCTTTACTTCGTGGGCTTTAGTTTGTGGTCGAGGCCCtggaccggggtgaagaaatctaGCGGTCATCactattcattaattttaaaataaaaattattgaaataatatgtttaaatattaagaagattattaaaataatgaattcatatttttaaagtacaaattaaataagaagttaaatttaattaatgaatattaaaaatatcaatcaaataaaaaaattaaaataaaaagtacacaaaatcactaattttttagtgaattaataatttaaaaattatttcacttaaatatttttaattttttaattgttataatttatCTATACTATATATTGAAAAGAggaatttttttcatttgttaaataagttttaagaattaattaagaaaataataagacatataaatttattaatgtttaaaaactttaaattaaatagattcttgaatttaaaatctattatattgtaaaaaaaattaataatatataaattaaaattatattattaattataaaaagataatattGTACCATTTATATTTATTGCCATTAGTGGGAAATTACATACATTACCATTAGTGAATTATTTCCAGAATGATAAAATTTAGAGAATACTAAAACTAtaattagataattttttttatgatttttatatattttttttcttaattttctcaatttataagtaaaaatatactaatttacaaaaatattcTTCACAAATAAAGTTAGTATAGAATTCATTTTTCTTAATAAcctgtatttttttatatataatatattttattttatttatcttataaattaattcattttttcttttaaaattattttttaataatattattatttaattaataatctatactatatataaaaataaaaaacaatgaaattttttaaactattgttatttaaatttaataattatttattgttctctatttttttgattaaaaaataatataaaagtttgGCTATTTTAAAAgtacaattaatttatttaaagatcgatttatatttaaattcaaattatatttttatctataatttaattttaattagttatataattttgaactttatataaatttaaagtctttatcctatttatattaaaattcaactttaaaaaattttgttatgtaatttaaaataaaatttataaaaaaattaaaaattattaatatttttcgaaaaaaatattattttatgtcACTAAAAGATATAGTTTAATAGCAATaaacttattattaatatatattaaattactattaataataacgttaaataatgaaaatctatgtaaaatcttatatttataaataaattcaattgttaatattagtataattaatattaaataaaagttaaaattattttaataataattttaattataccaAAAACTCTATtctaatttataatttgaaatttaaataatcttatcatctaaatttaataagtaataccaattaatttaaattattttataaaataaaattaacaaattatatatatatatataaaagttaaaaaatgaaaaaaaataaattattaaaattactcatgataatttaaaattattacaataaaactaattttagttaaaaattaatataaatttactatttaggattaaaaaaattttaaactattatttatatacttaaattataattttattatgttttttatataaaattatataaaaaatataaaaaattaagttatattaaaattttattatttataaaataaattataaatattaaaataaatataaaaatgtgtAACACATGTTTAAATAAAAGCTAgtgtattttaaatataatacaaATAATAAGCGATGAGTTTTAATTCAGCGATAATGATTTTGTTTCAATTATAAAGCCTCACATTTGAATCTCGTTGGGGTCGATTACAAAGAAAATATGGAAATGTTTGGATAAAAAGTTTGAGGCAATTGATACCAAACATATTGGCTTAATAATTATGTCAAATAGTCgcgtttcataatttttatttattttatttttttatatatattaaaaatataatttttttattaattttttaattatatttattttaaatatattaaatttcattaaatattaagaaatattttaataaattttttaaaaataagataacattaaatgaaattataataattaatttatatattattataatttaaaagagaaaagtgaataataattttaggataataaaaaaaataaaaatatataaaatataaacaaaaatgATGAGATGAGAAGGAATAACTAACATTTATTTGATAGATCCCTTGAGTTGTTCTAGTTAGAAAGGTTAAAAACTGAGAGCTGATCACTGTTAATTGTTGTTGTttcaagataaaaaaaataattttatcttctttaatatatataaatataataaataatttaatataataaataaataaatatatttatttatttatttttttaaaataaaactactaattatattaataaaattccatcAAACAAACAGAAAGATGATCATGTCTAATAGAAATATAAACAGCTATAGTAGAATGACGACGAACCCATCTgataaccgctggatttctttgtCCCGGGCCCTGGCTTAGCCCATCAGGACGGCCCGCGACTTGAAGGCCCTTAGGCTTCCCGACTGAGCCCGATCCACCCCGCTCAGCTTCGAGACCAGACTCTTACTAAACCCTCCAGTCAGACCGGCCCAGCCCATTTGGCCCTGAGGCCGGACCTCCACTGGGTTCAGTCTCTTTCTCTCCAACCCTGTCGTGAGAGGAAAGGACAATAGGCCCAGTCACTTCGCAACCCTGTCCGCTCGCGTGCCGgaagaaattaaatggccgcctgacacaGGGAGGGTCACTGCATTATCCGTACGTACGAGCCTATACGACATAAAATGTGGTCCTGTAGCAGAAAGGTCGTGACACGCCACTGGAAAAGCAGGATAAAAGGAGAGACACCCTTCTCACAAACTAAGTTTTTTTCTAAGCTTACAGAACCatttgtaaaccctattttctggatctcagatcatcaccatctaacagaaatatcagttttagagtctgacaaagatttataatcattcaaaattaaacccAATTCAAAAATGTCTAAATGTGGAGACAAAAGAATTTGAATCACTTGCAGACAGTCCATAAGAATGCAGCCATTAAAAGGCAAAAATTCTGTCGCAAAGAGCAAACAATGACAAAGAgctaaattttcaataattatcGGCATACCattaccttccgagaaactaGAAACACCACGTTGAAATATACTATTAGAGTTTTCCACAATAAAACCGTAGTCAATAAAATCTTGAGTTTGAAACAAAACCCCTATCAACTTGACAAAGCCAACTGAAATTGTCCAAACTTGAAGATGACACAAATTTATAGAGGAATGGCTTCAGGATCACGAGCAAGATTGGAGGAATAAAACAAGTTACTGCCTTGATATAAAGTAGCAGTGATATTTCCATACAAAGCACCAGCACGTTGAGCAACTTTCCAATCCAAGATATGATGCATGATGTCTTCCATAAGGTGAGTTGCTGAATTTTGCACTTGATTTCATAATAATAAGTTCCTTGATGATCATAATCTCCATGTACAAACCATTACAAAGGTTTTTCGAACCTTATCTTGGGATATCAAAAtctatagtaaaaaattaaaaaaaattatcattaggctGCAAATCTCCCACTCCCCCTAACCTCCAAATTTCCTTGGACACAGGACAATGCAACAAAATATGATTGACACTTTCATCTTCATGGCACCAAGGACATCTAACATCCACATCCACACCCCTTTGCCTTAAGTTATCCTTTGTAGGCAATATATTCCTACAAGTTCTCCAACAGAAATCCTTCACTTTTGGAGGGACCGAAATATTCCACAAACTAGTCCACAACTCACCCCCAACATTAAAAGATGATCCTCCTAGCAAGTCCATACACACAAAGTATGCGGACTTTACTGTATACACACCTCTTTTATCAAAGTACCACAAGAAGGAATCTTCCTTATTGGTAATACTAGTAGGAATACTAATAATAGTTCTGATATCTCTTGGAGAAAAAAGCTCCATTAAAAGAGCAATGTTACAAACTCTCCCATTACCTTCGAAAAGATCACAAACACGCAAATGTGGTTTAATAAAATCGGGGCCATCATCCGCAAAAAAGACATCCTCCTTAGgaatccagggagctgaagccaCTAAAATCTCTCTCCATTACCCACCCTCCATCTTGTACCCCTTCGAATCAACTCCCTTGATGCCATCATACTTTTCCAATATAAAGCTAGTACTATTACTTACATTGGCGGAAAATAAATCACCATTTGGGAAGTACTTTACTTTAAACACTCTATAACAAAGAGTATTAGGATTTGTTAAGAACCTTCACAATTGTTTGCCAagtaaaaacaaattaaaactcCTAAAGTCCCGAAACCCCATACCCCCTCCTTCTTCCTATTACACATCTTCTACCACACTAGCCAATTAATACCCCTCCGCCCTTCTCTTTTAACCCCCACAAAAAATCATTGACCATTCTATGCAATTCATTCAAAATAgtaattagaataaaaaaaatattcatacaatATGCAGGTATAGCCTGCAATATAGATTTTATGAGAATCTCCTTGCCTGCTCTAGATAGAAATTTGCTGCTCCATGAATTAATCCTCTTCCACATTCTTTCTTTTAGAAAaccaaaaattacttttttgttCCTCCCAATAAGAAAATGTAACTCCAAATAGGCACTATGACTCAATGCTGAATGAACATCCAGGATATTAATGATATTAGACTTTACAGAGGAGGCCACATTGGGACTGAAAAAAAATGCCAGATTTATTAAAGTTCACCACTTATTCAGAAACAGCCGCATAGGTATTGAGAATAGATTTAATACTATCTGCTTCCTTCAGTCTAGCATTAAAAAATAGCAGAGAATTATCTGTAAAAactaaatgtgagatctttgggCATCTAACACCTTTCCTACATCCCTGCAACCAGCCCCTAGATTCAGCATATTTAAGTAGTAACGATAAGCCTTCCGCACACACTAAATAGAGATACGGAGAAATAGGATCCCCTGTTGAAGATCTCTACCAGGCACAATAGGACCAATCCAATCAccattaaaattgatattgaaAGAAATTTCCGAAAAGCACATAGTCAACCACCTAATCCATTGAGTAGAAAAACCAAATCGTTCCAACATGCCTTTTAGAAACTCCCACTCTACCATACCATAAACCttagaaatatcaattttaagtgCATAATTACCATCATTTCTGCccttattaattttcatattatgaaTAATTTCAAACGCAATCATAACATTATCGGTAATCAACCGATGAGGGATAAAGGCAGACTGATTCTCAGAGATAATCATAGAAATGACCCTTTTAAATCTGTTCGCCAAAACTTTAGCCACAATCTTATATAACACATTACATAACGCAATTGGGCGAAAGTCTTTAACAGTTTCAGGACTATCCACTTTAGGGATCAAAACAATCAATGTTTCAgtaagagaagaaagaaaagtacCTTGTTGAAGTCATAGGCGACAACCATCGGAAACATCATTGCCAATTAAATGTCAAAATCTCTGGTAAAATGCATGATTTAACACATCCGGCTCAGGTGTCTTGTCTGGATGCATCTGAAAAAGAGCAGCTCTAAATTTCTCATTCTAAAAGGGATCACAAAGATCAACATTATCGATATCGTTAATCAAAGGTTGTACCAATTCAAAAATCCACTCACAATCCACAGCACCGccatcaaaaataaattgaaaataatgcagaatatgatttttaattttctgctcATCCTCAATTTAGGTAACCGACAACTCCTTTTGGGTGTATTGTTAAGGCATATATTGCACTTAGAAGGAGAGAATTCAGATTCAATATTTGGAGAACATACTGTTGGCAAGGGagttagggtttttttttttttctttttttttttttataaattcaaatagGGGCTAATTGGAAAGGAAAAAGCAATTGTCAAAGTGCGGCGATTTGGTCTGACCGGCAGCACACTtgcttttattaaaaataaaaaaatcttaaatgatTTTGTACGGTGCTAGAGAATTGTCCTCTGACAGCATAATAATGAAATATCCGATCCGATCCaattctaataaaataaatttagatagttataattgaatttaaaataaatttaaattttaaaaataatactcgTTGTAAATTCGGATCGAATTCAGATTTTATATATCGGTATCCACTATCCGAactcatttatataaataattaatttaatataaaaaatatattttataataatatttataaattttttatatatatttatatttaaaaatttaaatttaaatattctttaaaaatattaaattttttaaataaaaattattaatgaaaaatattttttatataaattattaattaaaatatataatattaaacatatttaaattttattcgaaTAATAATAATCGGATTTGGGACagattcggatagtttaaattaatttttaattgggttcggatattactaatataaattgaattcaaattcaaatagtttaattttcgctCTACGCAGGAGCACTTGTCAATTTCTTAtacaaataatattatatttttttataagaacaaatataatattaaatatacttttgtataatattaatttaatatatttcttttacaaataatattatattttttataagaacaaatataatattaaatatacttttgtataatattaattttatattatttattataaaaaaaagccACTTTAcgcaattttataattatattaaaaattttaattttaaattataaaaactcaatttttaaatttattatgattataaacactacttaatttaattttgatcaaaaataAAGTTGAATATATAACGTTGCTAAgggataataatttttatttttttaaaatacataaatattcATCTAATTCATTTAACTCTATTCTAACTTAACTCAGGAGTAATCATTCATAAATCTCTAATCAGCTAAAACtctaaactaaaataattaaaatttttaattttattctcttgCTTTTAGAGTTAAGAAAAAGAGCAGCTCTTTCATTTTGCCATAGTCTATTAATAGCCATAGCACTGCGAATAGCGATAGCGCGATTATTCATTTTTTCCATAGAGATGAAGACCATAGAAAAGCGCTTAAAAACTTCACTAGGAGAGTAATATGAGAGGTTACCATAGTTTCTAGCAGAAGACTTGTTAGAAGCTCTCATATGGTGAAAAAATTAGAGTGGCTTGGCAATGAACTTGAAGAAAAGATTCTTTAAAATGTTTGTGGGCAATCCATGGCTTGATTTTGAAGTGGGTTTGCGAGGAGAGATGGAAAGAAAGGCTGTGTCAGTTTGGAAGACGAGAGAAGCAAAACGATGGGAGACTGAGAGGCATCATGTGAGAGATTTAGCATCTTGTAGCTGGGTGAAGATGAGAAGAAGAAGTGGGTCTGAAGATGATCAAGGAGACGATTCAAAATTTCACTAGGAGAATGCGATAAAATTAGGGATTTCAACTTCTTTAATTTGAGATTTTAGCTAATTAAGAATTTGTAGGTGGTTAATCATGTGTTAGAGTAAAATTAAGTGAGttaaatgaatatttatatgtatttttaaaaaaataaaaaagataaaattattatgttaaatgaatatttatatgtattttaaaaaaataaaaaaaataaaaaaattatcatttgaCACACTATGTATcagattttatttataatcaaaattaaattaaagagtaCTATTATCgcactaaatttaaaaattgagattttatagtttaaaattgaaacttttagttataattttgaaaactcataaaatttatgttttttattaaataaatataaaaaattaaaaaatattgtatttcttttactaaataaatataaaatattaaaaaatactgtctagaaaataattctttatagtatataaaattaaaaaatatttatttaaattcgatttattataaattattttataaaaaaatagatgagatccatttatttatctattaaaaataattgagaaaattactttgtagtccctgagatttaacgtaattaacacttctgtccctctattttggcgacccaacacttaagtccctcactttcttttctgtccaacttcgtagtccttccgtccaaaatagccgtttgggacacgtaaattgacaaaattaactttcttcttcttcttcttcctcatttttctgcaacttcttcttcttcttcttcttctttcttcttcttcttcttctttcttcttccttcttcttcttcttctttcttcttccttcttcttcttcttcttctttcttcttcttcttcttcttcttcttcttcttcttcttcttcttcttcttcctactctttctacagcttcttcttcttcttcttcttcttcttcttcttcttcttcttcctactctttctgcagcagcttcttcttcttctttcttcttctttttcttcttcttcttcttctgcaactggagagagaaagcatgaaagagaaaaaaaaaaaaggaatttcacattaagagaagggtatttctggaaaaaattatcatctctcacttttgactctttgaccaaacggtttaaatggacggaaggactacgaatttggacggaagagaaagtgagggacttaagtgttgggtcgccaaaatagagggacttaagtgttgggtcgccaaaatagagggacttaagtgttgggtcgccaaaatagagggacagaagtgttaattacgttaaaccttagggactaaaaagtaaatttcccaAAATAATTTGATATATGATAAACTGCGTGCACTTCAAAATTTTCCAAACAAAAAGATTTCTTCTTTAATACGGCAAGTGACCAGCGGAAAGGGTGAATTTTTACTACTCTTGTAAAAATCACCCCACTTTAGTAAAATACTTTTCACTTCTCCCTTTGTTCACAAAATTCTTTTTCACTAAcccttatttaataaaaagtatggAGTTACTAATGGCAAAAGGATTCGTCTTTCTATGGACGTGTAAAGCAGAGATAAAAGGATACTGATAATTCAATAAAGGAAAATATTGCACGTAGAGCTCGGCTAACACAGACACAGTTCCTTAATTACTTTGTAGCAGCATAAAGGGGAGGAGGAAGGCACGTCATAAGGAGAACATCCAGAGGGGTGGCTTTGAGGTTTGTCAGTCCAGCGCTCTCACTCATATCAACTGGTTGGCCTGATGGAGTTTCTATTTCAAAAGAATGTAGCAAAGTAGCAAGTATGAGGTTCACAACTTGTGAAGCAAATGAGACTCCAGGACACATTCTTCTTCCACTGCCAAATGGTATTAGCTCGAAATTCTGGCCCTTGAAATCAATATCCTTGTGGGTTGTAAGAAACCTTTCTGGTTTAAACTCTGAAGGATTCAACCATACCCGTGAATCTCTATGAAGTTTTGAGAGATTTACAATAAGGCGTGTGCCTGATGGAATGTGATAGCCTCCTACACTGCAGTCTTCTATGGATTCATGTTGCACTGATAATGGAGCAGCAGGATACAACCTAAAAATTTCTTTGATGATGGCTTGAAGGTAAACCAAATCCTTCATGTCTGATTCGTTCACTTGCCTTTCTCTACCGACAACGCTGTCTAATTCTTGTTGTGCTTTCTTTAGGACGTGGCGATTGTTGAGTAGTAATGACAAAGCCTAAGTTAGTGTCACCGTTGTAGTGTCTGAAGCTCCTAGAATTAGAGCCTGTATGAACAAGAGAAATTATAGCATTTCAgaacaaataaaaaatcgatctttctataatttaaGGGGTAAGGTATATAATTTTCTGATCTATACCATGCACGTAGATTTGTTGATAATATCAACATCTTGGCCAGAAAACAATTAAgttttcacaaaaaaaaaaaaatttaaaaa
The sequence above is a segment of the Manihot esculenta cultivar AM560-2 chromosome 5, M.esculenta_v8, whole genome shotgun sequence genome. Coding sequences within it:
- the LOC110614323 gene encoding LOW QUALITY PROTEIN: cytochrome P450 82C3 (The sequence of the model RefSeq protein was modified relative to this genomic sequence to represent the inferred CDS: substituted 1 base at 1 genomic stop codon), with the translated sequence IQALILGASDTTTVTLTXALSLLLNNRHVLKKAQQELDSVVGRERQVNESDMKDLVYLQAIIKEIFRLYPAAPLSVQHESIEDCSVGGYHIPSGTRLIVNLSKLHRDSRVWLNPSEFKPERFLTTHKDIDFKGQNFELIPFGSGRRMCPGVSFASQVVNLILATLLHSFEIETPSGQPVDMSESAGLTNLKATPLDVLLMTCLPPPLYAATK